The Daucus carota subsp. sativus chromosome 2, DH1 v3.0, whole genome shotgun sequence genome includes a window with the following:
- the LOC108206802 gene encoding elicitor-responsive protein 3 isoform X1, which produces MIHHHLKEQQSTHKQDPKNLNFLFKKMTRGSLGVHLIAAKGLDNSDFLCNMDPYVIITCRTQEKKSSVASGMGSEPEWNENFVFSLSSDVSELSIKIMDSDAGSADDIVGEAKIPLDALFEEGSIPPTSYNVVKDEEFCGEIRVGLTFTPEEVNEGSQEEESYGGWTQSSYQE; this is translated from the exons ATGATTCATCATCACCTTAAAGAACAACAGAGTACTCACAAACAAGATCCCAAAAATCTCAACTTCTTGTTCAAGAAAATGACACGAGGATCACTTGGGGTTCATCTCATTGCTGCTAAAGGCCTCGATAATTCTGATTTTCTCT GTAATATGGATCCGTATGTCATCATCACTTGTCGAACACAAGAGAAAAAGAGCAGTGTTGCATCAG GGATGGGATCTGAGCCGGAATGGAATGAGAATTTCGTGTTCAGTTTGTCTAGTGATGTTTCAGAACTCTCGATCAAAATAATGGATAGTGATGCTGGTTCAGCAGATGACATTGTAGGCGAAGCAAA AATCCCACTTGATGCCTTGTTTGAGGAAGGGAGTATACCTCCAACATCTTACAATGTGGTGAAAGATGAAGAATTTTGTGGGGAGATTCGAGTAGGTCTTACTTTTACTCCAGAG gaAGTAAATGAGGGTTCTCAAGAAGAGGAAAGCTATGGAGGGTGGACACAGTCTTCGTACCAGGAATGA
- the LOC108206802 gene encoding elicitor-responsive protein 3 isoform X2: protein MIHHHLKEQQSTHKQDPKNLNFLFKKMTRGSLGVHLIAAKGLDNSDFLCNMDPYVIITCRTQEKKSSVASGMGSEPEWNENFVFSLSSDVSELSIKIMDSDAGSADDIVGEAKIPLDALFEEGSIPPTSYNVVKDEEFCGEIRVGLTFTPEAINEGSQEEESYGGWTQSSYQE from the exons ATGATTCATCATCACCTTAAAGAACAACAGAGTACTCACAAACAAGATCCCAAAAATCTCAACTTCTTGTTCAAGAAAATGACACGAGGATCACTTGGGGTTCATCTCATTGCTGCTAAAGGCCTCGATAATTCTGATTTTCTCT GTAATATGGATCCGTATGTCATCATCACTTGTCGAACACAAGAGAAAAAGAGCAGTGTTGCATCAG GGATGGGATCTGAGCCGGAATGGAATGAGAATTTCGTGTTCAGTTTGTCTAGTGATGTTTCAGAACTCTCGATCAAAATAATGGATAGTGATGCTGGTTCAGCAGATGACATTGTAGGCGAAGCAAA AATCCCACTTGATGCCTTGTTTGAGGAAGGGAGTATACCTCCAACATCTTACAATGTGGTGAAAGATGAAGAATTTTGTGGGGAGATTCGAGTAGGTCTTACTTTTACTCCAGAGGCAA TAAATGAGGGTTCTCAAGAAGAGGAAAGCTATGGAGGGTGGACACAGTCTTCGTACCAGGAATGA
- the LOC108210220 gene encoding bifunctional UDP-glucose 4-epimerase and UDP-xylose 4-epimerase 1: MGSLEQQTILVTGGAGFIGSHTALQLLQQGFKVHVIDNLDNSVKEALDRVRELVGQELSNNLYFHLGDIRNKDDLEKLFSTTKFAAVIHFAGLKAVGESVAHPFRYFDNNLIGSITLYQTMAKYNCKKLVFSSSATVYGQPEKIPCVEDFELKAMNPYGRTKLFLEEIARDIQKADSDWQIILLRYFNPVGAHESGKLGEDPKGIPNNLLPYIQQVAVGRLSELNVYGHDYPTPDGTAIRDYIHVMDLADGHVAALRKLFSTDNIGCIAYNLGTGCGRSVLEMVAAFEKASGKKIPLKLCPRRPGDATAVYASTEKAEKELNWKAKYGVDEMCRDQWKWASQNPYGYHSKH; this comes from the exons ATGGGTTCACTTGAACAGCAAACCATTTTAGTCACCGGAGGCGCCGGTTTCATTGGCTCTCACACTGCGCTTCAGCTTCTTCAACAAGGGTTTAAGGTTCATGTCATTGATAATCTTGATAATTCTGTAAAAGAGGCTCTTGATCGAGTTCGAGAGCTGGTGGGTCAGGAGCTTTCCAATAATCTTTACTTTCACTTG GGGGATATTCGGAATAAGGATGATTTGGAGAAGTTGTTTTCTACGACCAA GTTTGCTGCTGTAATTCATTTTGCTGGCCTTAAAGCTGTTGGTGAGAGTGTTGCTCATCCATTTCGGTATTTTGACAATAATTTGATTGGATCAATTACTTTGTATCAAACAATGGCCAAGTATAACTGTAAGAAG TTGGTTTTCTCTTCATCTGCAACTGTATATGGGCAACCTGAAAAAATCCCTTGTGTCGAGGATTTTGAGCTGAAAGCTATGAATCCATATGGGCGCACTAAG CTATTCCTTGAAGAAATTGCACGGGATATTCAAAAGGCAGATTCAGACTGGCAAATCATTTTATTAAGATATTTCAATCCTGTCGGGGCTCATGAGAGTGGTAAACTCGGTGAAGATCCCAAAGGCATTCCTAACAATCTTCTGCCTTATATACAACAAGTTGCTGTCGGAAGATTAAGTGAGTTAAATGTATATGGTCATGATTATCCAACACCAGATGGTACTGCG ATTCGTGACTATATCCATGTTATGGACCTAGCAGATGGTCATGTTGCTGCACTCAGAAAGCTTTTCTCGACAGATAATATAG GTTGTATTGCCTACAACCTAGGGACTGGTTGTGGCAGATCTGTGCTAGAAATGGTGGCTGCATTTGAGAAAGCATCTGGAAAG AAAATCCCTCTGAAACTATGTCCGAGAAGGCCTGGAGATGCCACGGCTGTGTATGCATCAACAGAAAAGGCTGAGAAAGAGCTCAATTGGAA GGCCAAGTATGGCGTGGACGAGATGTGTAGGGACCAGTGGAAATGGGCAAGCCAGAATCCATATGGCTATCATTCCAAGCATTAG